One region of Mugil cephalus isolate CIBA_MC_2020 chromosome 17, CIBA_Mcephalus_1.1, whole genome shotgun sequence genomic DNA includes:
- the LOC125023651 gene encoding nanos homolog 1-like, with product MEFLDRGYLDARSPYDYTFNFWNDYLGLSTLVAKNKINSQSCSPNSITESLKATLGLEDESPVCPCVIGHGRDSDGHLDCCCCCAAPGSPPISIYDLKERISLLRPYEHLAGGDAQPGDRDSPPYRGSFPGLDLLSMERRRKQTQRGKPEPKVCVFCRNNGAPEEVYGTHILKTADGRVLCPILRAYTCPLCSANGDNAHTIKYCPLSKDQQSQRAAKGGRVVGKRLKIF from the coding sequence ATGGAGTTCCTGGACCGCGGCTACCTGGACGCGCGGTCTCCGTATGATTACACCTTTAATTTTTGGAACGACTACCTCGGGCTGTCGACACTTGTCGCCAAGAATAAGATCAACAGCCAGTCCTGCAGCCCCAACTCTATAACCGAGTCTCTGAAGGCGACCCTGGGGCTGGAGGACGAGTCCCCGGTGTGCCCCTGCGTAATTGGACACGGCAGGGACAGCGACGGACACTtggactgctgctgctgctgcgcggCCCCGGGCTCCCCGCCGATCTCCATCTACGACCTGAAGGAGCGCATCTCGCTGCTCAGACCGTACGAGCACCTCGCGGGCGGCGACGCGCAGCCGGGGGACAGAGACTCGCCCCCCTACAGGGGGAGCTTCCCCGGCCTGGACCTGCTCTCCATGGAGCGGAGGCGCAAACAGACTCAGAGGGGCAAGCCGGAGCCGAAAGTGTGCGTCTTCTGTCGGAATAACGGCGCGCCGGAGGAAGTTTACGGCACCCACATCCTGAAGACGGCGGACGGGAGGGTGCTGTGCCCCATCCTCCGCGCGTACACCTGCCCCCTCTGCAGTGCCAACGGCGACAACGCGCACACCATCAAGTACTGCCCGCTGTCCAAAGACcagcagagccagagagcgGCGAAGGGAGGCAGGGTGGTTGGCAAAAGGCTGAAAATCTTCTAA